A genomic segment from Thermothielavioides terrestris NRRL 8126 chromosome 4, complete sequence encodes:
- a CDS encoding ribosome biogenesis protein NIP7: MRALTDQEMKTVLDKLANYMSDLKSLIAPLEDGDRYVFRLNHSRVYYVKLSIANLATSVSRDALLSLGTCLGKMTKSGKFRLHITALPIIAAGARHKIWVKDNGAQPFLYGSNVVKAHVGRWSEDCPEHSGCVIYNMADIPLGFGVTARSTAEARRLDPTGIVCFRQADCGEYLRDEDTLFAG, encoded by the exons ATGCGTGCCCTAACGGACCAAGAAATGAAGACGGTGCTGGACAAG CTCGCCAACTACATGTCCGACCTCAAGAGCCTGATCGCGCCCCTCGAAGACGGTGACCGCTACGTATTCCGACTGAACCACTCCCGC GTCTACTACGTCAAGCTCTCCATCGCCAACCTCGCGACCAGCGTCAGCCGCGACGCGCTGCTCAGCCTGGGCACCTGCCTCGGCAAGATGACCAAGTCGGGCAAGTTCCGCCTGCACATCACCGCCCTGcccatcatcgccgccggcgcccgccacAAGATCTGGGTCAAGGACAACGGCGCGCAGCCGTTTCTCTACGGGTCCAATG TGGTCAAGGCGCACGTTGGCCGGTGGAGCGAGGACTGCCCGGAGCATTCGGGCTGCGTGATCTACAACATGGCGGATATCCCGCTTGGGTTTGGGGTG ACTGCGAGGAGTACGGCcgaggcgcggcggctggatcCTACGGGCATCGTGTGCTTCCGGCAAGCAGACTGCGGCGAATACCTCCGTGACGAAGATACTCTCTTTGCGGGTTAA
- a CDS encoding carbohydrate-binding module family 1 protein (CAZy_ID 269788) has translation MRSSSRFLGALAAAASFVPSALAQNSVPVTFTDPSTGIVFNSWGLPNGSAETQGGYTFGVALPSNALTTDATEFIGYLQCASTDGKGWCGVSLGGPMTNSLLIAAWPYGDNIYTSFRYATGYAMPDVYTGNATLTQISSTINSTSFTLIFRCQNCLSWNQDGSSGGASTSSGALILGWCQAFPSPGNPTCPDQITIEQHDNGQGIWGAQLDSNAANPSYTAWAAKATKTVPAQCSGPTSTGVVGVPVPTGATYDYIVVGAGAGGIPIADKLSEAGKSVLLIEKGFASTGQNGGTLGPDWLAGTGLTRFDVPGLCNEIWVDSKGIACDDTDQMAGCVLGGGTAVNAGLWFHPYSLDFDYLFPTGWKSSDVQAAISRVFSRIPGTYTPSMDGKLYYQQGFDVISGGLSKGGWTQVVANSSPDSKNRTFSHSPFMFSGGERGGPLATYLQTAKKRSNFNLWLNTTVKRVVRDGGHITGVEVEAFRSGGYEGVVNVTNISGRVILSAGTFGTAKILLRSGIGPSDQLQVVQNSTIDGPTMINSTSWIPLPVGYNLDDHCNTDTVITHPNVVFYDFYAAWDNPIPSDEQSYLNSRSGILAQAAPNIGPMFWEEIKGADGIVRQLQWTARVEGSFDTPNGHAMTMSQYLGRGATSRGRMTITPSLTTVVSDVPYLKDPNDKEAVIQGIVNLQNALKNVANLTWTYPNSSISARDYVNSLSLSPSIRRSNHWVGTAKIGSDDGRTGGSAVVDLNARVYGTDNLFVVDASIFPGVPTTNPSAYIVTVSEHASEKILALAAPQPVPKWGQCGGRQWTGSFICAAGTKCTYQNDWYSQCL, from the exons ATGAGGTCCTCCTCTCGGTTTCTCGGCGCccttgcggcggcggcatcgt TCGTGCCGTCTGCCCTGGCTCAGAACAGTGTTCCGGTGACCTTCACCGACCCGAGCACGGGCATCGTGTTCAACTCGTGGGGCCTCCCCAACGGATCGGCCGAGACACAGGGAGGCTATACCTTCGGTGTGGCCCTGCCGTCGAACGCCCTCACAACCGATGCCACCGAGTTCATCGGGTACCTG CAATGCGCATCCACTGACGGAAAGGGCTGGTGCGGTGTTTCCCTGGGCGGTCCCATGACCAATTCGCTGCTCATCGCCGCCTGGCCGTACGGGGACAACATCTACACGTCGTTCCGCTATGCGACCGGCTACGCCATGCCCGACGTCTACACGGGCAACGCCACGCTCACGCAGATCTCGTCCACCATCAACTCGACCAGCTTCACGCTGATCTTCCGGTGCCAGAACTGCCTGTCGTGGAACCAGGACGGCAGttccggcggcgcctcgaCGTCGTCCGGCGCCCTCATCCTCGGCTGGTGCCAGGCGTTCCCGTCGCCCGGCAACCCGACCTGCCCGGACCAGATCACCATCGAGCAGCACGACAACGGCCAGGGCATCTGGGGCGCCCAGCTCGACTCCAACGCCGCCAACCCGTCCTACACCGCCTGGGCTGCCAAGGCCACCAAGACCGTCCCCGCCCAGTGCAGCGGTCCCACGTCCACGGGTGTGGTTGGCGTTCCCGTGCCCACCGGCGCCACCTACGACTACATCGTCGTGGGCGCCGGTGCGGGCGGTATCCCCATCGCGGACAAGCTGAGCGAGGCCGGCAAGTCGGTTCTGCTCATCGAGAAGGGCTTCGCGTCGACGGGCCAGAACGGCGGCACGCTCGGGCCGGACTGGCTGGCGGGCACCGGTCTTACCCGCTTCGACGTGCCGGGCCTGTGCAACGAGATCTGGGTCGACTCCAAGGGCATTGCCTGCGATGACACCGACCAGATGGCCGGCTgcgtgctcggcggcggcacggccgTGAACGCCGGTCTATGGTTCCAC CCCTACTCGCTCGACTTCGACTACCTGTTCCCTACCGGCTGGAAGTCGAGCGACGTCCAGGCCGCCATCTCCAGGGTGTTCTCGCGCATCCCGGGCACCTACACGCCTTCGATGGACGGCAAGCTTTACTACCAGCAGGGCTTCGACGTAATCTCCGGCGGCCTGAGCAAAGGCGGCTGGACCCAGGTCGTCGCCAACAGCTCGCCCGACAGCAAGAACCGCACCTTCTCCCACTCGCCCTTCATGTTctccggcggcgagcgcggcgggccCCTGGCGACCTACCTGCAGACCGCCAAGAAGCGCAGCAACTTCAACCTCTGGCTCAACACGACCGTCAAGCGCGTggtccgcgacggcggccacatcacgggcgtcgaggtcgaggcctTCCGGTCCGGCGGCTACGAGGGCGTCGTGAACGTGACCAACATCTCGGGCCGCGTCATCCTGTCGGCCGGCACCTTCGGCACCGCCAAGATCCTGCTGCGAAGCGGTATCGGGCCGTCGGACCAGCTGCAGGTTGTGCAGAACTCGACGATCGACGGCCCCACCATGATCAACAGCACGTCGTGGATTCCCCTGCCGGTCGGCTACAACCTGGACGACCACTGCAAC ACCGACACCGTCATCACGCACCCCAACGTCGTCTTCTACGACTTCTACGCGGCCTGGGACAACCCCATCCCGTCTGATGAGCAGAGCTACCTGA ACAGCCGCAGCGGCATCCTCGCCCAGGCCGCGCCCAACATCGGGCCCAT GTTCTGGGAGGAAATCAAGGGCGCCGACGGTATCGTGCGCCAGCTGCAATGGACAGCTCGCGTCGAGGGCAGCTTCGACACGCCCAACGGCC ACGCGATGACCATGTCGCAGtacctcggccgcggcgccacCTCGCGCGGCCGCATGACCATCACGCCGTCGCTGACCACCGTTGTCTCGGACGTGCCCTACCTCAAGGACCCCAACGACAAGGAGGCCGTCATCCAGGGCATCGTCAACCTGCAGAACGCTCTCAAGAACGTCGCCAACCTGACCTGGACCTACCCCAACTCGAGCATCTCGGCGCGCGACTACGTCAACAGC TTGTCCCTCTCCCCCAGCATCCGCCGGTCCAACCACTGGGTCGGGACGGCCAAGATCGGCTCCGACGACGGACGCACGGGCGGGTCGGCGGTGGTGGACCTCAACGCGCGCGTGTACGGGACGGACAACCTGTTCGTGGTGGACGCGTCCATCTTCCCGGGCGTGCCGACGACCAACCCGTCCGCCTACATCGTGACCGTGTCGGAGCACGCCAGCGAGAAGAtcctggcgctggcggcgcccCAGCCCGTGCCCAAGTGGGGCCagtgcggcggccgccagtGGACCGGCAGCTTcatctgcgccgccggcaccaagTGCACGTACCAGAATGACTGGTACTCGCAGTGCTTGTGA